One window of Alteromonas sp. LMIT006 genomic DNA carries:
- the ald gene encoding alanine dehydrogenase, protein MIIGVPKEIKNHEYRVGLTPAAVLEYINHGHTVFVQTQAGAGIGFGDEDYVQAGAYIEQSAAMVFEKADMIVKVKEPQPNECKMLREGQILYTYLHLAPDPAQTQLLVESKATCIAYETVTDKFGSLPLLAPMSEVAGRMAVQAGAHYLEKAQGGNGTLLGGVPGVAPGRVLIVGGGVVGINSAKMAVGLGAEVTIMDRSLPRLRQLDDIFQGRVKTVYSTADAIAEYSSTADLVVGAVLIPGAAAPKLLTHEHIANMKKGAVVVDVAIDQGGCFATSKATTHQEPVYIVDDVVHYCVANMPGGVARTSTIALNNATLPFGLAIANKGAKQAMMEDLHLLNGLNVHRGMVTYKAVVDALGEELRLTYTPALDALT, encoded by the coding sequence ATGATAATAGGTGTACCAAAAGAAATAAAAAACCACGAATATCGCGTTGGACTAACGCCCGCTGCGGTATTGGAATATATCAATCATGGACACACAGTCTTTGTTCAAACCCAGGCTGGAGCTGGTATTGGTTTTGGCGATGAAGATTATGTACAAGCGGGTGCGTACATTGAACAATCTGCTGCGATGGTGTTTGAAAAAGCCGATATGATCGTCAAAGTCAAAGAGCCTCAGCCAAACGAATGCAAAATGCTTCGCGAAGGACAGATTCTCTATACCTATTTGCACTTGGCGCCTGACCCAGCCCAAACCCAATTGCTAGTCGAATCAAAAGCCACTTGTATTGCCTATGAAACCGTGACGGATAAGTTCGGTAGTTTGCCTTTGCTTGCTCCGATGAGCGAAGTCGCCGGACGCATGGCCGTACAAGCGGGAGCACATTATCTTGAAAAAGCCCAAGGAGGTAATGGCACTTTATTAGGTGGCGTCCCCGGCGTAGCCCCCGGCAGAGTACTTATTGTCGGTGGCGGTGTCGTAGGCATCAATTCAGCCAAGATGGCCGTTGGTTTAGGCGCGGAAGTCACCATCATGGACCGTTCTTTACCCCGCTTACGACAACTCGATGACATCTTTCAAGGTCGCGTTAAAACTGTCTATTCTACTGCTGATGCGATTGCTGAGTATTCCTCAACGGCTGATTTGGTGGTAGGTGCGGTGTTGATTCCAGGCGCAGCAGCTCCAAAATTGCTTACCCATGAACACATTGCGAATATGAAAAAAGGCGCCGTAGTTGTGGATGTCGCCATTGACCAAGGAGGCTGTTTTGCTACCTCAAAGGCAACCACGCATCAAGAGCCAGTTTACATTGTTGATGATGTTGTACACTATTGTGTTGCAAATATGCCAGGTGGTGTAGCAAGGACCTCTACGATTGCATTGAACAATGCGACCCTGCCATTTGGTTTAGCCATCGCAAATAAAGGGGCAAAACAAGCTATGATGGAAGACTTGCATCTATTAAACGGTTTAAATGTACATCGTGGCATGGTGACTTATAAAGCCGTTGTAGATGCACTAGGCGAAGAGCTGAGATTAACCTATACCCCAGCTTTGGATGCATTAACGTAA